The Roseovarius indicus genome has a segment encoding these proteins:
- the flgC gene encoding flagellar basal body rod protein FlgC, which produces MDSLKSISAIAASGMRAQSERLRIVSENVANSSSTAEEAGGDPYRRKTVSFGSTIDPTTGAAMVELSKIGEDTSGFRSRYDPAHPAADENGYVKLPNVNPLIEMSNMREAARSYETNLSMLENASEMRSLLIDLLK; this is translated from the coding sequence ATGGATTCGCTCAAGTCAATATCCGCCATAGCCGCAAGCGGCATGCGCGCGCAGAGCGAGCGCCTGCGCATCGTTTCCGAAAACGTGGCGAACTCCAGTTCAACTGCAGAAGAGGCGGGGGGCGATCCATACCGCCGCAAGACGGTTTCGTTCGGCTCGACGATCGACCCGACCACGGGTGCGGCGATGGTTGAACTGAGCAAGATCGGCGAAGATACGAGTGGGTTCCGGTCGCGCTACGACCCCGCGCACCCGGCTGCGGATGAAAACGGTTACGTCAAGTTGCCGAACGTGAACCCGTTGATCGAGATGAGCAACATGCGTGAGGCGGCGCGCAGTTATGAAACCAACCTTTCAATGCTCGAGAATGCCTCGGAAATGCGCAGCCTTCTGATCGACTTGTTGAAATAG
- a CDS encoding rod-binding protein, with protein sequence MNVTPPATVTLTGQSDHTTLRTRQEDVAQEFEAVLLSKFVDEMMKTVSVGTFGNKQQAEIWRSFLSDAVADQIAQSGGLGLEPQIKDAIGAYRQVMQAK encoded by the coding sequence ATGAATGTAACGCCGCCTGCGACCGTGACTTTGACCGGCCAGTCCGACCATACCACGCTTCGCACCCGGCAGGAGGACGTGGCACAGGAGTTCGAGGCTGTCCTTCTGAGCAAATTCGTAGATGAAATGATGAAAACGGTTTCAGTTGGCACATTCGGCAACAAACAGCAGGCGGAAATCTGGAGATCATTTCTGTCAGATGCTGTGGCCGATCAAATCGCCCAATCCGGCGGCTTGGGACTTGAGCCCCAGATCAAGGATGCGATTGGCGCGTATCGTCAGGTGATGCAGGCGAAGTGA
- a CDS encoding flagellar biosynthesis protein FlgI — translation MTEQNGESFRSRLGRRQSSRLDPAIPTEEDKENIAEFAQRLEAAVALLKREIEAIGAGQLEAVTELYERKSRLLKWIELRMPVIEPFLGHETAKEARITENLQELRDVAREDSVLLERMAVAARTIVREMDKALDRNSLSGMYGKSGQKLVEEREPRKSINREY, via the coding sequence ATGACAGAACAAAATGGTGAAAGTTTTCGATCCAGATTGGGAAGACGCCAGTCTTCCCGGCTTGATCCGGCGATCCCGACGGAAGAGGACAAAGAGAATATCGCTGAGTTCGCGCAGCGACTTGAGGCGGCCGTTGCGCTGTTAAAAAGGGAAATCGAAGCGATTGGCGCAGGGCAACTGGAAGCAGTGACCGAGCTATACGAGCGGAAGTCGCGCCTTCTGAAATGGATTGAGCTGCGGATGCCAGTGATTGAACCGTTCCTTGGGCACGAGACAGCGAAGGAAGCTCGGATTACCGAGAACCTTCAAGAGTTGAGGGACGTCGCCCGTGAAGATAGCGTGTTGTTGGAGCGCATGGCCGTTGCAGCAAGAACGATCGTTCGGGAAATGGACAAAGCACTGGATAGAAACAGCCTGAGCGGGATGTACGGGAAGTCTGGTCAGAAGCTGGTCGAGGAGCGAGAGCCACGCAAATCGATAAACCGGGAGTATTGA
- a CDS encoding flagellar basal body protein: MNFGQTSLFELASQRLQWLSDRQRVVSQNIANADVSGYRARNVESFEAYLSRADGADKLPSAEVVKAETQWGSDMTGNNVVLEDQILQARTAAGEYRMAAALYRKAHDMMLAVAGRR; the protein is encoded by the coding sequence ATGAACTTCGGTCAAACCAGCTTGTTCGAACTCGCGTCTCAGCGGCTGCAATGGCTGTCGGATCGGCAAAGGGTCGTTTCTCAGAACATCGCGAACGCGGATGTATCCGGATACAGGGCCCGCAATGTGGAGAGCTTCGAGGCGTATCTTTCCCGGGCGGATGGCGCGGACAAGCTGCCTTCTGCCGAGGTGGTGAAGGCCGAAACGCAATGGGGAAGCGATATGACCGGAAACAACGTGGTTCTCGAAGACCAGATACTTCAGGCGCGCACTGCTGCCGGCGAGTATCGCATGGCGGCAGCGCTCTACCGAAAGGCACATGACATGATGCTGGCTGTGGCCGGGCGCAGGTAA
- a CDS encoding flagellar hook-basal body complex protein FliE, translating into MTDFSAIRSAVNVQSAYDVAKQNKAKAQDPAQADQTSFSDLVAKSASSAVDTVRQGDATALAGLAGQAGLQQVVEATMAMESTVQVSVALRDKFVEAYQEIIRMPI; encoded by the coding sequence ATGACCGACTTTTCAGCCATAAGATCCGCGGTAAATGTCCAGTCCGCCTATGACGTGGCCAAGCAGAACAAGGCCAAAGCCCAGGATCCGGCGCAGGCAGACCAGACCAGCTTTTCCGACCTTGTCGCAAAGAGCGCGTCGAGCGCTGTTGACACCGTTCGTCAAGGGGATGCGACCGCCCTCGCAGGACTTGCCGGACAGGCCGGTTTGCAGCAGGTCGTCGAGGCGACAATGGCCATGGAAAGCACCGTCCAGGTGTCCGTGGCGCTGCGAGACAAGTTCGTCGAAGCCTACCAGGAAATCATTCGCATGCCGATCTAG
- a CDS encoding FliI/YscN family ATPase has product MSTFTALVDEISRICPETIHGQVRAVIGMSLFAGGLQRAAGIGSRCRVYGRSGSVEAEAVGVQDDGLVLLPFGSWDGITAGDRVELISGGTQIFPNDSWIGTVVDALGAPISRAQGRKRLGHGRGTRSSPPKTFDRRRVGEKLSTGITCIDVFTPLCRGQRLGIFAGSGVGKSTLTAMLARNTDVDVVVIGLVGERSREAREFIQDYLGDEGMARSVIVVSTGDESPLLRRQAAWTATAVAEHFRSAGRQVLLLIDSVTRFAMAQREIGLAGGEPPTTRGYPPTVFSELPHLLERAGPGPEKEGDITGIYTVLVEGDDMNEPVADSIRGILDGHLVLDRKIAEQDRYPAINVQRSISRMLPDCHTPEEYRVMLAARRMLARYADMEDLIRVGAYQIGSDKEVDIAVRFFRQANQFLSQSRTEKISQDESFAAIYRMVLEAGADDPLADLPQ; this is encoded by the coding sequence ATGTCCACATTTACGGCGCTGGTCGACGAGATTAGCAGGATTTGCCCGGAAACAATACATGGCCAAGTTCGCGCAGTTATTGGCATGTCCTTGTTCGCGGGCGGCTTGCAGCGCGCTGCCGGTATTGGGAGCCGATGCCGCGTGTACGGCCGCAGCGGATCTGTCGAGGCCGAGGCCGTCGGAGTGCAGGACGACGGCCTTGTTCTGCTTCCATTCGGGTCCTGGGACGGGATCACGGCGGGCGACCGCGTCGAGTTGATCTCTGGCGGAACGCAGATTTTCCCGAACGATAGCTGGATTGGCACAGTCGTAGATGCACTGGGCGCTCCGATTTCACGTGCACAGGGCCGTAAGCGGCTTGGCCATGGGCGCGGAACACGATCGTCGCCCCCTAAGACATTCGACCGGCGCAGAGTGGGTGAAAAGCTCTCGACAGGCATCACGTGCATCGATGTTTTCACACCATTGTGTCGCGGTCAGCGGTTGGGCATTTTCGCAGGCTCCGGTGTGGGGAAGTCCACTCTAACTGCTATGTTGGCGCGCAACACCGATGTGGATGTTGTCGTTATCGGCTTGGTCGGCGAACGCAGCCGCGAAGCCCGCGAATTCATTCAGGATTATCTCGGTGATGAAGGCATGGCACGATCGGTAATCGTCGTCTCCACCGGAGACGAATCCCCACTGCTGCGGCGGCAGGCTGCGTGGACGGCGACCGCGGTCGCAGAGCATTTTCGAAGCGCCGGCCGGCAGGTTCTGCTTCTGATCGACAGCGTCACCCGGTTTGCCATGGCGCAGCGAGAAATCGGTCTTGCCGGCGGCGAACCCCCGACGACCCGCGGCTATCCCCCCACCGTCTTTTCCGAACTCCCGCACCTGCTCGAGCGCGCCGGGCCCGGGCCTGAAAAGGAAGGCGACATAACCGGCATCTACACCGTTCTGGTTGAAGGCGATGACATGAATGAACCTGTCGCGGACTCGATCCGCGGCATCCTGGATGGCCACCTCGTACTGGACAGAAAGATTGCCGAGCAGGATCGGTACCCGGCAATCAACGTTCAGCGTTCGATTTCCCGGATGCTGCCCGACTGCCACACGCCGGAGGAATACCGGGTGATGCTTGCCGCACGCCGCATGTTGGCGCGATACGCCGACATGGAAGACTTGATCCGCGTTGGGGCGTATCAGATTGGCTCGGACAAGGAAGTCGACATTGCCGTTCGGTTCTTTCGTCAAGCCAATCAGTTCCTGTCACAGTCGCGGACAGAAAAAATTTCTCAGGATGAAAGCTTTGCTGCCATTTACCGAATGGTGCTGGAAGCCGGAGCTGACGACCCGTTGGCAGACCTACCGCAGTAA
- a CDS encoding flagellar biosynthetic protein FliQ gives MDTTSAHEIIRLTISTILWASAPVLAVALIVGLVIAFVQALTQIQEMTLTFVPKIVAIFVVVIITLPFIFSRLTFLSNRVFDLIVSGGI, from the coding sequence ATGGATACCACCAGCGCACATGAAATCATTCGCCTGACGATTTCCACGATTCTTTGGGCATCTGCCCCTGTCCTTGCTGTTGCGTTGATTGTCGGCCTCGTTATCGCATTCGTGCAGGCGCTGACACAGATACAGGAAATGACCCTGACCTTCGTGCCGAAGATCGTGGCCATTTTCGTGGTGGTCATCATAACGTTGCCCTTTATTTTCTCGAGGCTCACGTTCTTGTCCAATAGGGTCTTCGACCTGATTGTCAGCGGTGGTATCTGA
- a CDS encoding flagellin N-terminal helical domain-containing protein has product MSSILTNNSAMVALATLNNVNRGLNETQNRVSSGLAIRSGKENAAYFAISETMSADSGMFKAVNEGLTSTKNSVATARLGAETVSDLAEQMVERIAFAQGNGINKADVQSELEALAGRIQSTIDQATFNGDDLVGAASTSVSVVTGITRSGGSFATTTISFDTVNLQSIHDNLAAIDVTDSGSTMEAKLQAAEAELALAVTAATSLGVTEKTLEGQQMFLESLTDTLDSGISSMVDANMEEEAARLQAYQVQQQLATQSLSIANQAPQNILSLFR; this is encoded by the coding sequence ATGTCGTCCATTCTCACCAATAACTCCGCGATGGTCGCACTGGCCACGTTGAACAACGTCAACCGTGGACTGAACGAAACCCAGAACCGCGTTTCCAGCGGCCTGGCCATTCGTTCGGGTAAGGAAAACGCGGCCTACTTCGCGATTTCTGAAACGATGTCCGCCGATAGCGGCATGTTCAAGGCCGTGAACGAGGGCCTGACATCCACCAAGAACTCCGTCGCGACAGCGCGCCTCGGCGCAGAGACCGTAAGCGATCTGGCCGAGCAGATGGTCGAACGGATCGCCTTCGCGCAAGGCAACGGTATCAACAAGGCAGACGTCCAGTCGGAACTTGAGGCGCTTGCCGGCCGCATCCAGTCCACCATCGATCAGGCCACGTTCAATGGCGACGACCTCGTCGGCGCCGCGTCGACGTCGGTTTCGGTCGTTACGGGTATCACGCGGTCCGGTGGTTCATTCGCGACCACCACGATCAGCTTCGACACCGTCAACCTTCAGTCGATCCATGACAACCTTGCCGCAATCGACGTCACCGACTCCGGCTCGACCATGGAGGCAAAGCTTCAAGCCGCTGAGGCAGAGCTGGCCTTGGCCGTGACCGCAGCGACGTCTCTTGGTGTTACGGAAAAGACGCTCGAGGGCCAGCAGATGTTCCTGGAGTCGCTGACCGATACGCTCGACAGCGGTATCAGCTCGATGGTTGACGCCAACATGGAGGAAGAGGCCGCCAGGCTTCAGGCCTACCAGGTACAGCAGCAGCTGGCCACGCAATCGCTCTCGATTGCGAACCAGGCGCCGCAGAACATTCTCAGCCTTTTCCGGTAA